The Desulfosporosinus acidiphilus SJ4 genome has a window encoding:
- the purN gene encoding phosphoribosylglycinamide formyltransferase produces the protein MRTAVLASGRGSNLKALLEAQKRGELPIKIVAVGSDQPKAAALELAKDNGIPTQVFAPADYPNRQAQDEELLIWLKENQVELLLLAGYMRVLGPQFIRQANIPVLNIHPSLLPAFPGLHAQRQALDYGVKVSGCTVHFVDEGLDSGPIILQEAVPVLAEDTEDSLAQRILEAEHRLYPEAVRLLASGCVKRVGRRVRI, from the coding sequence TTGAGAACCGCGGTGTTAGCTTCCGGGAGAGGGAGCAATCTTAAGGCATTGCTTGAGGCTCAGAAAAGGGGAGAGCTGCCGATTAAGATTGTTGCTGTGGGTTCAGATCAACCCAAGGCCGCAGCCCTCGAATTGGCGAAGGACAATGGAATTCCAACTCAGGTTTTTGCTCCAGCCGATTATCCAAACCGTCAAGCTCAAGATGAGGAACTCTTAATCTGGTTGAAAGAAAACCAAGTTGAGCTGCTGCTTTTAGCAGGCTATATGCGGGTTTTAGGCCCTCAGTTTATTCGACAGGCTAATATTCCAGTCTTAAATATTCATCCGTCATTGCTTCCTGCCTTTCCGGGACTCCATGCCCAGCGGCAGGCTTTGGACTATGGTGTCAAGGTCAGTGGTTGTACGGTACATTTCGTTGATGAGGGTTTAGACAGCGGACCGATTATATTGCAGGAGGCAGTGCCTGTTTTGGCAGAGGATACAGAAGACAGTTTAGCGCAAAGGATATTAGAAGCAGAACATCGTCTCTACCCGGAGGCTGTCCGTCTCTTAGCTTCCGGATGCGTAAAAAGAGTAGGGCGCCGGGTTCGGATATAG
- the purH gene encoding bifunctional phosphoribosylaminoimidazolecarboxamide formyltransferase/IMP cyclohydrolase, with protein MKRRAIISVSDKTGIVAFAQGLAELGFELISTGGTFKVLEEANIPVKYVSEVTGFPEVLGGRVKTLHPLIHGGILARDIAEHREEMEQNGIGFIDLVVVNLYPFRETISKSGVSFEEAIENIDVGGPTMVRAAAKNHGRVTVLVNPKSYEEILNVLRENGTVSAGMRKRLAAEAFAHTAEYDRLIASYLERQLEPVGGFPRTLRLTARKVQELRYGENPQQKAAFYINSEAAPGSLARGEQLQGKELSYNNWVDMDAAWKIAREFDSCAAAIIKHTNPCGVALGSTPLEAYQSALASDPVSAYGGIIALNRVMDGTCAEAIKQSFYEVIVAPDFSPEAREILSAKANLRLFAVGRGENEVNSRWMLKSIDGGYLVQEVDRGTTHVDEWEFITQQKPTEEDLKALDFAWRVVKHVKSNAIVVTDYRQTLGVGAGQMNRVGSAKIAIDQAGEKVKGAYLASDAFFPFPDSIEAAAQAGIRAIVQPGGSIHDAEVIEAANRLNIIMVFTHRRHFQH; from the coding sequence ATGAAGCGAAGAGCCATTATCAGCGTATCGGACAAGACAGGAATTGTTGCTTTTGCTCAAGGACTTGCAGAGCTGGGATTTGAACTCATTTCCACGGGGGGGACTTTTAAAGTCCTGGAAGAAGCCAACATCCCCGTCAAATATGTCAGCGAGGTTACAGGATTTCCTGAAGTTTTAGGCGGTAGGGTGAAGACCCTCCATCCTTTGATTCATGGGGGAATTCTGGCTCGAGATATTGCAGAGCATCGTGAGGAAATGGAGCAAAATGGAATCGGTTTTATTGATTTAGTTGTGGTGAATCTCTATCCATTTCGAGAAACAATCTCTAAATCAGGAGTTAGTTTTGAGGAGGCCATCGAAAACATTGATGTAGGAGGACCGACTATGGTTCGGGCCGCTGCTAAAAATCACGGCAGGGTTACCGTACTCGTTAATCCCAAATCCTATGAAGAAATATTAAATGTTTTACGGGAAAATGGAACTGTTTCAGCCGGTATGCGCAAAAGATTAGCTGCAGAGGCCTTCGCTCATACGGCAGAATATGATCGTCTGATTGCCAGTTATTTAGAACGGCAGCTTGAACCCGTCGGTGGTTTTCCCAGAACGCTGCGCCTTACCGCCCGCAAAGTTCAAGAATTGAGATATGGAGAAAATCCTCAGCAAAAGGCCGCTTTTTATATAAATTCTGAGGCTGCTCCCGGCAGTTTGGCAAGAGGTGAACAGCTTCAAGGGAAAGAGCTTTCCTACAACAATTGGGTGGATATGGATGCTGCCTGGAAAATTGCCCGGGAGTTTGATTCCTGTGCTGCGGCGATTATCAAACATACCAATCCCTGCGGTGTAGCCTTGGGAAGCACCCCCTTGGAAGCCTATCAAAGTGCTTTGGCTTCGGATCCGGTTTCTGCTTATGGCGGAATTATCGCTTTAAACCGGGTCATGGACGGAACCTGTGCCGAGGCAATTAAGCAAAGCTTCTATGAAGTGATCGTGGCACCGGATTTTAGTCCTGAGGCACGGGAAATTTTAAGCGCTAAAGCCAATCTCCGTCTTTTTGCAGTTGGCAGGGGGGAAAATGAAGTAAATTCTCGCTGGATGTTGAAAAGTATTGACGGAGGGTATCTGGTCCAGGAAGTGGATCGGGGAACAACTCATGTTGATGAATGGGAATTCATAACCCAGCAAAAGCCAACAGAAGAAGATTTAAAGGCACTCGATTTTGCTTGGCGTGTTGTCAAACATGTTAAGTCAAATGCCATCGTTGTAACAGATTATCGTCAGACCTTAGGTGTTGGAGCCGGACAAATGAATCGGGTAGGCTCGGCTAAGATTGCTATAGATCAAGCGGGTGAAAAAGTAAAAGGCGCCTATTTAGCCTCGGATGCCTTCTTTCCCTTTCCGGATTCCATTGAAGCTGCTGCCCAAGCAGGGATACGGGCGATTGTTCAACCCGGAGGATCTATTCATGATGCCGAAGTCATTGAAGCGGCGAATCGTTTAAATATCATTATGGTCTTTACGCATCGCAGACATTTTCAACATTAG
- the purD gene encoding phosphoribosylamine--glycine ligase — MKKLRVLVIGNGGREHALAWKLFQSQELERLFVAPGNAGTEPWNVPVSAQDIPALVEFALKESIDLTLVGPEDPLSLGIVDAFREAGLRIFGPTKAAAQLEGSKSFAKTIMEQANVPTAKWEVFDEADQAKRYIKTLGAPCVLKADGLAAGKGVIVAMDLETALQAVDEIMDGSFGAAGKKLLVEEFLEGPEVSLLCFADGNTAYPMVPVQDHKRALDGDQGLNTGGMGTYSPPPFWTTELEETVMRDLVNPTLKVMAELGTPFQGVLFLGLMLTEQGPKLLEYNVRFGDPETQVVMKRLESDLLPVLWACTEGRLSEVKLEWKNEDAVCVVMAAPGYPAKYPKGIPIRLPETNDQDSVIFHAGTIMNHGILESSGGRVLGVTAAGKTLQEAREKAYALVESIDFPEAHYRRDIGIKGLNNE; from the coding sequence ATGAAAAAACTTCGAGTATTAGTTATTGGAAACGGTGGGCGAGAACACGCTCTAGCCTGGAAGCTTTTCCAGAGCCAGGAGCTGGAACGTCTCTTTGTTGCGCCCGGAAATGCCGGGACAGAACCTTGGAATGTTCCTGTTTCGGCTCAAGACATACCGGCCCTAGTGGAGTTCGCTTTGAAAGAATCCATTGACTTGACTCTGGTTGGTCCGGAAGATCCTCTGAGTTTAGGAATCGTTGATGCTTTCCGAGAGGCAGGCTTGCGAATTTTTGGGCCCACTAAGGCTGCTGCTCAGCTTGAGGGCAGTAAATCCTTTGCCAAAACGATTATGGAACAGGCAAACGTTCCCACCGCCAAGTGGGAAGTTTTCGATGAGGCGGATCAGGCAAAAAGGTACATTAAGACCCTTGGTGCCCCATGTGTTTTAAAAGCGGACGGCTTAGCGGCAGGAAAAGGTGTCATCGTTGCCATGGATTTGGAGACTGCCCTCCAGGCTGTCGATGAGATCATGGATGGAAGCTTTGGAGCAGCAGGAAAGAAACTTTTGGTTGAGGAATTTCTCGAAGGACCAGAAGTCAGTTTGCTCTGTTTTGCAGACGGCAATACTGCTTACCCGATGGTTCCTGTCCAGGATCATAAACGTGCCTTAGACGGCGATCAAGGTCTTAATACCGGAGGAATGGGAACTTACAGCCCACCGCCCTTCTGGACGACAGAGCTTGAAGAAACGGTGATGAGAGACCTTGTTAATCCAACGTTAAAGGTTATGGCTGAGCTAGGAACCCCATTCCAGGGAGTGCTTTTTCTAGGCCTTATGCTTACGGAACAAGGTCCGAAGCTCTTGGAATACAATGTTCGCTTCGGAGACCCGGAAACACAGGTGGTTATGAAACGCCTGGAAAGCGATCTTTTACCGGTTTTATGGGCTTGTACAGAGGGCAGATTGTCTGAAGTCAAGTTGGAGTGGAAAAATGAAGACGCAGTTTGTGTTGTGATGGCTGCCCCTGGTTATCCTGCAAAGTATCCTAAGGGAATTCCAATCCGCTTGCCGGAGACCAATGACCAGGATTCTGTGATCTTTCATGCGGGTACCATCATGAACCATGGAATACTTGAAAGTTCCGGCGGTCGCGTTTTAGGAGTTACCGCTGCCGGAAAAACGCTGCAAGAGGCTCGAGAAAAGGCTTATGCCCTTGTGGAAAGCATTGATTTTCCCGAGGCACATTACCGGCGGGATATCGGCATAAAAGGGTTGAATAATGAGTAG
- a CDS encoding manganese catalase family protein, with product MFHYRKHLFYPIHVERQDPGFAKLLLEHYAGRNSEISSALQYLNHRSNMPNRYVRDLLGLIAAEELGHMELIAAAITKLGGPPLTCVNSQGAPWVSTYIDQSTDYIAMLQVDIQAETRAALLYQQHLESTTDPNMKKMINFLITREGVHKRLLQKALALIRENGSPEEFNELIYEYKMSLQVLE from the coding sequence GTGTTTCATTATCGAAAACATTTATTTTACCCGATCCATGTGGAACGGCAGGATCCTGGATTTGCAAAATTGTTATTGGAACATTACGCCGGACGAAACAGTGAAATTTCCTCAGCTCTTCAGTACTTAAATCATCGCTCGAACATGCCTAATCGGTATGTTCGAGATCTACTTGGGCTAATAGCGGCGGAAGAATTAGGACACATGGAATTAATCGCTGCAGCCATTACCAAATTAGGCGGACCTCCGCTTACTTGTGTGAATTCTCAAGGCGCCCCTTGGGTTTCAACGTATATTGATCAAAGCACTGATTATATTGCTATGCTGCAGGTAGATATTCAAGCGGAAACCCGGGCCGCTCTTCTTTATCAGCAACATTTAGAGTCAACCACAGATCCTAATATGAAAAAAATGATCAACTTTCTCATTACTCGAGAAGGGGTACATAAACGTTTGCTCCAAAAGGCACTAGCGTTAATTCGCGAAAACGGGTCGCCTGAGGAATTCAATGAATTAATTTATGAGTATAAGATGAGTTTGCAGGTTTTGGAATAA
- a CDS encoding MarR family winged helix-turn-helix transcriptional regulator: MNDSLGYLLNIAAGINKSTLYSVLLPYEITPEQFILLTRLNLEEDGKNQKQLATETFKDEANVARILKKLELKGYVRKISDSKDKRNNLIFITTKGHSLVGKLWPLVGSYRERMFQNLSEEEVVILKILLKKIIENGFED, from the coding sequence TTGAATGATTCGTTAGGCTATTTGCTAAATATTGCCGCGGGAATAAATAAGAGCACCCTTTACTCTGTATTATTACCATATGAAATTACACCAGAACAGTTTATTTTACTTACCAGGCTGAATTTAGAAGAAGATGGTAAAAATCAAAAGCAATTAGCAACTGAGACTTTTAAAGATGAAGCAAATGTCGCTAGAATATTGAAAAAATTAGAGTTAAAAGGCTATGTGCGAAAAATCTCAGACAGTAAAGACAAAAGAAATAACCTTATTTTTATTACAACGAAAGGGCATAGTTTGGTAGGAAAATTGTGGCCATTAGTAGGTTCTTATAGAGAAAGGATGTTTCAAAATCTATCGGAAGAAGAAGTAGTGATATTGAAGATTCTACTTAAAAAAATAATAGAAAATGGTTTTGAGGATTAA
- a CDS encoding UbiD family decarboxylase — MHRIKSFREYIENLKVLGEVKEIEEEVDWNLEMGAIIRWCNENCAPAPLFNNIKGVEKGFRALGAPAGVSRQKDLYLSRYALSIGLSPKATGKEIIEALIDGYSRKPVDPIIVSNAPCKEKILRGEEVDLYKLPVPFAHDGDGGRYINTWGTIIVQSPDKKWTNWSIARIMIFDKKTMVGMVAGGQHLGKIRKMWADLGEEVPFALAFGTEPMIPLVAGSTLVSEGMNEADYISGYYGEPIELIKAETNDILVPANSEIVLEGILSTSETAMEGPMGEYSGYLIKQSKSEKPIYHVTAMTYRDNPIYPIVVAGAPIDDDHPVMGIGACAEILSALRKHEIPATMAWMPFESACTWLVITIPKNWKEMLNCNMNELMKKIGDAVYSCKGSFLSPKIIVVNDDIDPTDTSQVVWAFASRNHQSKEIYFRPESRVIGLITYLDEEEKKVFKTTACIYNCLLPEDMKYEDYPITSSFKGVFPKRVQESAMDKLIKAGFLE, encoded by the coding sequence ATGCATCGGATTAAAAGTTTTCGTGAATATATTGAGAATTTAAAAGTACTTGGAGAAGTCAAAGAAATCGAAGAAGAAGTTGATTGGAACTTAGAAATGGGTGCAATTATCCGTTGGTGTAATGAAAATTGTGCACCTGCTCCACTCTTTAACAATATAAAAGGAGTTGAAAAAGGTTTTCGAGCACTAGGAGCTCCAGCTGGAGTAAGTAGGCAAAAAGATTTGTATTTATCACGTTACGCATTATCTATAGGTTTGTCTCCTAAAGCAACTGGCAAAGAAATAATTGAAGCTTTAATAGATGGATACAGCCGTAAACCAGTTGATCCTATAATCGTTTCAAACGCTCCTTGCAAAGAAAAAATCTTACGAGGTGAGGAGGTTGATTTATATAAGCTTCCAGTACCATTTGCCCATGACGGTGATGGAGGACGCTATATAAATACTTGGGGAACGATTATTGTACAGTCTCCCGACAAGAAGTGGACTAATTGGTCAATCGCTCGTATTATGATTTTTGATAAAAAAACTATGGTAGGTATGGTTGCCGGCGGACAACATCTTGGTAAGATACGAAAAATGTGGGCAGATTTAGGTGAAGAAGTTCCATTTGCTCTTGCTTTTGGAACCGAGCCAATGATTCCTCTTGTTGCCGGATCAACACTTGTTTCAGAGGGGATGAATGAAGCAGATTATATAAGTGGTTATTATGGAGAACCAATTGAATTAATTAAAGCTGAAACTAATGACATTCTCGTACCGGCTAACTCAGAAATTGTTCTGGAAGGCATATTGTCTACAAGTGAAACAGCCATGGAAGGTCCCATGGGAGAATATTCCGGATATCTGATAAAACAATCAAAATCCGAGAAACCAATATATCATGTAACAGCCATGACATATCGTGATAATCCTATATACCCTATTGTAGTAGCTGGAGCTCCAATAGATGATGATCATCCGGTAATGGGAATTGGAGCTTGTGCTGAAATATTATCTGCACTAAGAAAACATGAAATTCCGGCGACTATGGCCTGGATGCCTTTCGAATCGGCGTGTACTTGGTTGGTGATAACTATACCTAAGAATTGGAAGGAAATGTTGAATTGCAATATGAATGAGCTTATGAAAAAAATAGGTGATGCTGTATATTCTTGCAAGGGAAGTTTCCTTTCTCCAAAGATTATTGTAGTGAATGACGATATTGACCCAACTGATACAAGCCAAGTGGTATGGGCATTTGCTTCTCGAAACCATCAATCTAAAGAAATTTACTTTAGACCCGAAAGTAGGGTAATAGGTCTAATCACATACTTGGATGAAGAAGAGAAAAAGGTTTTTAAGACAACAGCATGCATTTATAACTGTTTGCTACCAGAAGACATGAAATATGAAGACTATCCTATTACAAGTTCATTTAAAGGTGTATTTCCTAAACGGGTTCAGGAAAGTGCTATGGATAAGTTGATTAAAGCAGGTTTCTTAGAATAA
- a CDS encoding GGDEF domain-containing protein, translating into MEHAKQYIEKAINESPQTFEWLAKNKTGQLFSVEINLKKVFINEAERILVVVRDITERKKLEQELQRLSFLDGLTGIANRRYFDEYLKKELKLSARSAAPLSMILCDIDYFKAYNDTYGHLAGDTCLINVANGLQSVLMRPTDIVARYGGEEFAVILPSTNEHGATVVAERLRTVVECLSIDHSGSLINQYVTISLGIATIYPKPDTPSTTLIEMADRALYQAKNAGRNQSKLIVFPR; encoded by the coding sequence ATCGAACACGCAAAACAATACATAGAGAAGGCAATTAATGAATCACCGCAGACTTTTGAATGGTTAGCCAAAAATAAGACAGGACAACTTTTTTCTGTTGAAATAAATTTGAAAAAAGTATTCATAAATGAAGCTGAACGCATACTGGTAGTTGTTCGCGATATCACCGAGCGAAAAAAGCTCGAACAAGAGTTGCAACGGTTATCCTTCTTAGATGGATTAACCGGTATTGCAAATCGGAGATATTTTGATGAATATCTGAAGAAAGAACTAAAACTATCGGCTCGTAGCGCAGCTCCATTATCCATGATTTTATGCGACATTGATTATTTTAAGGCATATAACGATACATACGGTCACCTGGCAGGAGATACATGTCTTATCAATGTAGCTAATGGCTTACAAAGCGTATTGATGCGCCCGACGGATATTGTCGCACGATACGGTGGAGAGGAATTCGCAGTCATTTTGCCAAGTACAAATGAACATGGCGCTACAGTAGTTGCTGAAAGACTCCGCACTGTCGTTGAATGCCTAAGTATTGATCACTCAGGTTCATTAATAAATCAATACGTTACAATTAGTTTGGGAATTGCCACAATTTATCCTAAACCAGATACTCCGTCTACAACATTGATTGAAATGGCGGACCGAGCTCTATATCAAGCAAAAAACGCGGGCAGAAATCAATCTAAACTAATCGTTTTCCCGAGATAG
- a CDS encoding manganese catalase family protein: MPNRYVRDLLGLLAAEELGHMELIAAAITKLGGPTLTCVNSQGAPWVSTYIDQSTDYIAMLQVDIQAETRAALLYQRHLESTTDPNMKKMINFLITREGVHK, translated from the coding sequence ATGCCTAACCGGTATGTTCGAGATCTACTTGGGCTATTAGCGGCGGAAGAATTAGGACATATGGAATTAATCGCTGCGGCCATTACTAAATTAGGCGGACCTACGCTTACTTGTGTGAATTCTCAAGGCGCCCCTTGGGTTTCAACGTATATTGATCAAAGCACTGATTATATTGCTATGCTGCAGGTAGATATTCAAGCGGAAACCCGGGCCGCTCTTCTCTATCAGCGACATTTAGAGTCAACCACAGATCCTAACATGAAAAAAATGATCAACTTTCTAATTACCAGAGAAGGGGTACATAAATGA
- a CDS encoding HlyD family secretion protein, with amino-acid sequence MFGACGRRGDIKNPQAFQNQPLMSIMDFDSRVVETYVAEEFMKNVKLGALTDIFPQADKSEIFKGKITRISKSMIQKTAKPIY; translated from the coding sequence GTGTTTGGAGCTTGTGGCAGGCGCGGTGATATTAAAAACCCCCAGGCATTTCAAAATCAACCACTAATGAGTATTATGGATTTTGATAGTAGAGTTGTAGAAACCTACGTTGCCGAAGAATTTATGAAAAATGTAAAACTCGGTGCATTAACGGATATATTTCCTCAAGCTGACAAGTCGGAAATATTTAAAGGTAAAATAACTAGGATATCAAAATCGATGATTCAAAAAACGGCGAAACCGATTTATTAG
- a CDS encoding TetR/AcrR family transcriptional regulator has translation MVYKRSKKTEDRKDERRKLITKTAAKVFAERGYHQTSVKDITDDAEISVGTFYLYFKNKEDIFETLYDEMYKIIANITNYAIYGKEASVAERFSRAAASSAWAHQKYRELAKILLIEAVGLNPRFEKKYAALMQASCKSMESTLEYLKTRGDVDIPDVRVAAIAQEGAFSHVITYWLRNDSNSDLKKYIYPLVVYDLQALKIDFQPNDVQRYIEEIFQELDNGIDKYISFKSLQEKRGGSDG, from the coding sequence ATGGTTTACAAACGGTCGAAGAAAACAGAAGATCGAAAAGATGAGAGGAGGAAGCTCATAACCAAAACGGCAGCGAAGGTTTTTGCCGAACGCGGCTATCACCAAACATCGGTTAAAGATATCACAGATGATGCAGAAATTTCAGTAGGTACATTTTACCTATATTTTAAAAATAAAGAAGATATATTTGAAACACTCTATGATGAAATGTATAAAATTATCGCTAACATTACCAATTATGCTATCTATGGCAAAGAGGCAAGTGTTGCTGAACGATTTTCCCGAGCTGCAGCATCATCGGCCTGGGCTCATCAGAAGTATCGAGAGCTAGCCAAGATACTGCTGATTGAAGCGGTGGGTTTGAACCCACGCTTTGAAAAGAAGTACGCTGCTTTAATGCAGGCATCGTGTAAATCTATGGAATCCACTTTAGAATACTTAAAAACAAGAGGCGATGTTGATATTCCGGATGTCAGAGTTGCTGCAATTGCTCAAGAAGGAGCATTCAGCCATGTTATTACTTACTGGCTTAGAAACGATTCTAATTCAGATCTTAAAAAGTATATATATCCACTAGTAGTTTATGATCTCCAAGCATTGAAAATTGATTTTCAGCCGAATGATGTCCAAAGGTATATCGAAGAAATCTTTCAGGAATTAGATAATGGAATTGACAAGTATATATCGTTTAAGTCACTTCAAGAGAAACGAGGAGGCAGTGATGGATAA
- a CDS encoding MATE family efflux transporter has translation MDKKFGNNFTTGSIPRQLLIFSLPILLGNLITTGYSIINAGWVGNLLGGTSVGAVAVVFPVMMLLIALISGGTTASSILIARSYGSNNNNMIQKVVNNSWTVGLVVVLLVTLFGFLSSGCILRIMGTPAELLKQATSYLQISLLGFAFMYLSNLVVSILRGIGDTTTPMIFMILSTIVNAVLDPLLIAGIGPFPKLGLNGSAVASLISTALATISGLLYLKRKYRGLPINLKRLELDIKMIATIVKLGFPVFIQMSLISISTAFVVIFVNEFGAKAIAAYGVTSRIDTIAIMPATAVFMGISTLTAQNIGANKFERIKGIFKWGIMLNTAVILTISLLVVVFAGGIMKLFVNDQKIIDIGANYLAIVGSSYILFAISFVSNGIINGAGKTNITMLFSFFSLCVIRVPLAWVLSHTSLGLAGIWIVIAISYATTTMLSLAYYFSGRWSKHLDTRCESPERIPVIES, from the coding sequence ATGGATAAAAAATTTGGGAATAACTTTACAACAGGAAGTATTCCACGGCAACTCTTGATTTTTTCCCTGCCGATTTTACTTGGCAATTTAATCACAACAGGATATAGCATTATTAATGCTGGATGGGTTGGTAATCTTCTGGGTGGTACAAGTGTCGGAGCAGTTGCTGTGGTTTTCCCTGTTATGATGCTCCTCATAGCTTTGATTTCTGGGGGAACGACTGCGTCATCTATTCTGATAGCACGATCTTATGGTTCGAATAACAATAACATGATCCAAAAGGTAGTTAATAATTCATGGACTGTTGGATTGGTAGTTGTTCTGTTAGTGACCTTATTTGGTTTCCTGTCATCGGGTTGTATCCTGAGAATTATGGGAACACCTGCAGAATTATTGAAACAGGCAACGAGCTATTTGCAAATCTCACTTTTAGGCTTTGCTTTCATGTACTTATCGAATCTTGTAGTATCGATTTTGAGGGGTATTGGTGACACGACAACTCCCATGATTTTTATGATTTTATCTACGATTGTTAATGCAGTTCTTGATCCGCTTCTAATAGCGGGGATTGGCCCATTTCCTAAGCTTGGTTTGAACGGGTCTGCTGTTGCATCATTGATTTCCACGGCTTTGGCGACCATATCAGGGCTTCTTTATCTAAAAAGAAAATATAGAGGGTTACCCATTAACTTAAAAAGACTCGAACTTGATATTAAGATGATCGCTACAATCGTGAAACTTGGTTTCCCCGTCTTTATTCAGATGTCACTTATATCCATCAGTACAGCTTTTGTAGTCATATTTGTCAATGAATTTGGTGCTAAAGCCATTGCAGCATATGGCGTAACCAGCCGGATTGATACTATAGCCATAATGCCAGCAACGGCAGTTTTCATGGGAATATCTACACTTACTGCTCAAAATATTGGAGCGAATAAGTTTGAAAGAATCAAGGGCATTTTCAAATGGGGAATTATGCTGAACACAGCAGTGATTTTGACTATATCCCTATTGGTTGTAGTATTTGCTGGAGGCATCATGAAACTGTTTGTCAATGATCAGAAAATAATAGACATAGGAGCAAATTATCTTGCTATCGTCGGTTCCTCATACATATTATTCGCTATTTCCTTTGTGTCCAACGGGATCATCAACGGTGCCGGTAAGACAAACATAACGATGCTGTTCTCATTTTTTTCTTTGTGTGTTATAAGGGTTCCTTTAGCCTGGGTTTTATCTCATACTTCCCTTGGTTTAGCTGGTATTTGGATAGTGATAGCCATAAGCTACGCAACAACAACCATGTTAAGTCTTGCCTATTACTTTTCCGGGAGATGGAGTAAACATCTTGATACTAGATGTGAATCACCTGAGAGAATCCCAGTGATTGAGTCTTAG
- a CDS encoding cell wall-binding repeat-containing protein — protein sequence MNKHFKFSTLVMISILLLFTLVGSVQAAPRYNRFAGQDRFQTSISIAGQEFQGQQVSNVILASAYSFPDALAASSLSTKLQAPIILVGTNMHDSQVSLDFIRNHLASGGTVTIVGGAAVVPRKVEDWLLNAGYTVTRLGGNDRFATDALIVKNLSVTTGTAIVVASGYDFPDALGVASIAASKGWPILLSGPNQLPQTVKDFVTSDQPSDIYIVGGKFILHDSIQTELQTAAPNAQIQRFGGQDRFDTLSQILYKFYPNPTQIYLANGFDFADALSGSTLAAQNNSPILLVDPKARALPPAIRDYLITLRTTGVTPQVNVLGGSVGLPDWVVNRVNEILGGGNTNTTTTPSAITVPTTDLTTDSSNDNEDQYDNDSSNNNEDQYNQKFHQRSYPYRDYSPYTYPYYNN from the coding sequence ATGAATAAACATTTTAAATTTTCTACTTTAGTCATGATAAGTATCCTACTCCTCTTTACATTAGTCGGAAGTGTTCAAGCCGCTCCCAGATATAATCGATTCGCTGGTCAAGATCGTTTCCAAACGTCCATTTCCATAGCCGGACAAGAATTCCAAGGGCAACAAGTTTCAAATGTTATTCTTGCTTCCGCATATAGTTTCCCAGATGCTTTAGCAGCCAGTTCTCTGTCGACAAAGCTTCAAGCCCCGATTATCTTGGTAGGTACTAACATGCACGATTCACAAGTCAGTTTGGACTTTATTAGAAACCATTTGGCATCTGGAGGAACCGTCACTATTGTTGGTGGAGCAGCCGTTGTTCCTCGAAAAGTTGAAGACTGGTTGTTGAATGCTGGTTATACAGTAACCCGTTTGGGAGGGAACGACCGTTTTGCAACAGATGCGCTTATTGTTAAAAATCTTTCTGTAACCACCGGGACGGCAATTGTCGTTGCCAGCGGTTATGATTTCCCAGATGCGTTAGGGGTTGCTTCTATAGCTGCTAGCAAAGGATGGCCGATTCTTTTAAGCGGACCTAATCAACTGCCTCAAACTGTGAAGGATTTCGTTACCTCGGATCAACCATCGGATATTTATATTGTCGGCGGAAAGTTCATTTTACACGATTCCATTCAAACGGAACTTCAAACCGCTGCACCTAACGCTCAAATTCAGCGGTTTGGCGGTCAGGATAGATTCGATACCCTATCTCAGATCTTGTATAAGTTTTACCCCAATCCAACGCAAATTTATCTAGCTAATGGTTTTGATTTTGCCGACGCTCTTTCTGGAAGTACATTAGCTGCACAAAACAATTCACCTATCTTATTAGTTGATCCTAAAGCAAGAGCGCTGCCCCCTGCAATTCGCGATTATCTCATTACTCTCCGAACGACTGGTGTTACGCCACAAGTTAACGTCCTTGGAGGATCTGTTGGTTTACCAGATTGGGTCGTTAATCGTGTAAATGAAATTCTGGGAGGTGGGAACACAAATACTACAACGACTCCTAGTGCTATTACTGTCCCAACAACCGATCTAACTACTGATTCTTCAAATGACAATGAGGACCAATATGACAATGATTCTTCAAATAACAACGAAGACCAATACAACCAAAAATTCCATCAAAGATCTTATCCCTACCGCGATTACTCCCCATACACATACCCATATTACAACAATTAG